In one window of Tubulanus polymorphus chromosome 3, tnTubPoly1.2, whole genome shotgun sequence DNA:
- the LOC141902216 gene encoding uncharacterized protein LOC141902216, producing MDVVEISKVKVAVICYEPRGEGAAKICTDGLREEVKECYEFMNIIRSADEDIFDFTERCIDIVKSEQITGVLGLRDIAAIISAAICERLPHIPGPSLKSVAIALHKYYTRLYFAKEQGGINYRLLWYDASPTEIHAVLNQVGFPCFVKPCSGTLSVGAMKIESADDFRGNQQVYDALKVKQQWERFNEGFLSKVGAPCPEDALIVEEFEDFDAFLAVMGLVANGQIINWAMFDLNFWKTDPLLLSSLSYPSKERQDIKEDIWKTFDIVVRRMIDHGFNNQFVFLEIVVMKDGNHKIIEVNHRIATESIPMFRACLDNGDCFDALLKVSQGIVPKAPTPNGRSMMIGYLSTFATDKVGNLIDLEAMKCHPEVQLWYKPEDQVKYPGGGIGSFLGFVCVSAPTYKEQYDTFLKIAKDVMKQPEYSVWE from the exons ATGGATGTGGTAGAAATTTCTAAGGTAAAAGTGGCAGTCATTTGCTATGAACCAAGAGGCGAAGGAGCAGCTAAGATATGCACCGATGGTTTAAGagaagaagtgaaggaatgtTACGAGTTTATGAATATAATCCGTTCAGCAGATGaagatatatttgatttcacGGAGAGATGTATCGATATAGTGAAGAGTGAACAAATAACCGGCGTGCTAGGACTACGTGATATTGCGGCTATAATCAGTGCTGCAATCTGCGAAAGGTTACCTCATATACCTGGACCATCGTTGAAATCAGTAGCGATCGCTTTACATAAATATTACACTCGTTTATATTTCGCTAAAGAACAAGGTGGAATTAATTATCGACTATTGTGGTATGACGCTTCACCTACTGAAATACATGCTGTCCTCAACCAGGTGGGATTTCCCTGTTTTGTAAAGCCTTGCTCCGGTACACTTTCCGTCGGTGCGATGAAAATTGAGAGTGCGGATGATTTTCGAGGTAACCAGCAGGTTTACGACGCTTTAAAGGTTAAGCAGCAATGGGAACGCTTCAATGAGGGGTTTTTGTCTAAGGTAGGAGCTCCTTGTCCCGAAGATGCGCTGATAGTAGAAGAATTCGAAGATTTCGATGCGTTTTTAGCTGTGATGGGACTGGTTGCCAATGGACAGATAATCAACTGGGCGATGTTCGACCTCAACTTCTGGAAAACCGATCCCCTCTTGTTATCGAGCCTGTCGTACCCGTCGAAGGAAAGGCAAGATATTAAAGAAGACATATGGAAAACATTTGATATTGTCGTTCGTAGAATGATTGATCACGGATTCAAcaatcaatttgtatttctggaAATTGTGGTTATGAAAGATGGAAACCATAAGATAATTGAAGTGAATCATAGAATTGCTACCGAATCGATACCAATGTTTAGAGCTTGCCTCGATAACGGTGACTGTTTTGACGCTCTTTTAAAAGTCAGTCAAGGGATAGTACCAAAGGCACCTACGCCAAACGGCAGAAGCATGATGATAGGATATCTTTCGACTTTCGCCACGGATAAAGTTGGTAATCTTATAGATCTGGAAGCGATGAAATGTCATCCAGAGGTGCAGCTCTGGTATAAACCAGAAGACCAAGTTAAATACCCAGGAGGTGGGATTGGTAGTTTTCTGGGATTCGTATGTGTTTCCGCTCCAACTTACAAAG AACAATACGACACGTTTTTGAAGATAGCGAAAGATGTTATGAAACAACCAGAATACTCAGTGTGGGAATAA
- the LOC141902215 gene encoding MAM and LDL-receptor class A domain-containing protein 1-like, with translation MDQLIFQKETPQYVLRQLTNDFEMGIGMWNSQGTLQWTRRSGGTPSSNTGPSADHTTGSGKYYIYLEATGASTGDQAELVANTQSASDSCVMNFYYHMHGSSMGKLEVKLDGNVVFDKSGDQGNQWKHGSVNIPKGNAAIKIVATRGNDFTSDIAIDDIIFNTGCSSTIVAPGQLTNYFETGIGMWNSQGTLQWTRRSGGTPSSSTGPSADHTTGSGKYYIYLEATGASTGDQAELAANTQSASDSCVMNFYYHMHGSSMGKLEVKLDGNVVFDKSGDQGNQWKHGSVNIPKGNAAIKIVATRGNDFTSDIAIDDIIFNKGCSSTIAPGQLTNDFETGIGMWNSQGTLQWTRRSGGTPSSNTGPSADHTTGSGKYYIYLEATGASTGDQAELVANTQSASDSCVMNFYYHMHGSSMGKLEVKLDGNVVFDKSGDQGNQWKHGSVNIPKGNAAIKIVATRGNDFTSDIAIDDIIFNTGCSSTIVAPGQLTNYFETGIGMWNSQGTLQWTRRSGGTPSSSTGPSADHTTGSGKYYIYLEATGASTGDQAELAANTQSASDSCVMNFYYHMHGSSMGKLEVKLDGNVVFDKSGDQGNQWKHGSVNIPKGNATIKIVATRGNDFTSDIAIDDIIFNKGCSSTIAPGQLTNDFETGIGMWNSQGTLQWTRRSGGTPSSNTGPSADHTTGSGKYYIYLEATGASTGDQAELVANTQSASDSCVMNFYYHMHGSSMGKLEVKLDGNVVFDKSGDQGNQWKHGSVNIPKGNAAIKIVATRGNDFTSDIAIDDIIFNTGCSSTIVAPGQLTNYFETGIGMWNSQGTLQWTRRSGGTPSSSTGPSADHTTGSGKYYIYLEATGASTGDQAELAANTQSASDSCVMNFYYHMHGSSMGKLEVKLDGNVVFDKSGDQGNQWKHGSVNIPKGNATIKIVATRGNDFTSDIAIDDIIFNKGCSSTIAPGQLTNDFETGIGMWNSQGTLQWTRRSGGTPSSSTGPSADHTTGSGKYYIYLEATGASTGDQAELAANTQSASDSCVMNFYYHMYGSSMGKLEVKINTIVVFHNTGDQGNQWKQGRVPIAKGNTTIQFVATREGGDDLNVLDRILKVNGEIDERLVKRDAIEENENENADDVINRINIELGLSLFEGDIAISDGEGQENGVNKRAV, from the exons ATGGATCAGTTAATATTCCAAAAGGAAACGCCGCAGTACGTACTCA GACAATTGACTAACGATTTTGAGATGGGTATCGGAATGTGGAACTCGCAAGGAACATTACAATGGACGAGACGATCAGGTGGTACACCATCTTCAAACACCGGTCCAAGTGCAGATCATACAACTGGAAGTG GAAAGTACTATATCTACTTGGAAGCTACTGGAGCAAGTACAGGTGATCAAGCCGAGTTGGTGGCAAATACCCAATCAGCGTCTGACTCCTGCGTCATGAACTTTTATTATCACATGCATGGTTCATCGATGGGAAAATTAGAAGTTAAACTCGACGGAAACGTTGTATTTGATAAATCTGGTGATCAGGGAAACCAGTGGAAACATGGATCAGTTAATATTCCAAAAGGAAACGCCGCA atcaAGATTGTCGCTACCCGGGGAAATGATTTTACGTCTGACATAGCTATTGATGACATCATCTTTAATACGGGATGCTCATCGACCATTGTGGCACCAG GACAATTGACTAACTATTTTGAGACGGGTATCGGAATGTGGAACTCGCAGGGAACATTACAATGGACGAGACGATCAGGTGGTACACCATCTTCAAGCACCGGTCCAAGTGCAGATCATACAACTGGAAGTG GAAAGTACTATATCTACTTGGAAGCTACTGGAGCAAGTACAGGTGATCAAGCCGAGTTGGCAGCAAATACCCAATCAGCGTCTGACTCCTGCGTCATGAACTTTTATTATCACATGCATGGTTCATCGATGGGAAAATTAGAAGTTAAACTCGACGGAAACGTTGTATTTGATAAATCCGGTGATCAGGGAAACCAGTGGAAACATGGATCAGTTAATATTCCAAAAGGAAACGCCGCA atcaAGATTGTCGCTACCCGGGGAAATGATTTTACGTCTGACATAGCTATTGATGACATCATCTTTAATAAGGGATGCTCATCGACCATTGCACCAG GACAATTGACTAACGATTTTGAGACGGGTATCGGAATGTGGAACTCGCAAGGAACATTACAATGGACGAGACGATCAGGTGGTACACCATCTTCAAACACCGGTCCAAGTGCAGATCATACAACTGGAAGTG GAAAGTACTATATCTACTTGGAAGCTACTGGAGCAAGTACAGGTGATCAAGCCGAGTTGGTGGCAAATACCCAATCAGCGTCTGACTCCTGCGTCATGAACTTTTATTATCACATGCATGGTTCATCGATGGGAAAATTAGAAGTTAAACTCGACGGAAACGTTGTATTTGATAAATCTGGTGATCAGGGAAACCAGTGGAAACATGGATCAGTTAATATTCCAAAAGGAAACGCCGCA atcaAGATTGTCGCTACCCGGGGAAATGATTTTACGTCTGACATAGCTATTGATGACATCATCTTTAATACGGGATGCTCATCGACCATTGTGGCACCAG GACAATTGACTAACTATTTTGAGACGGGTATCGGAATGTGGAACTCGCAGGGAACATTACAATGGACGAGACGATCAGGTGGTACACCATCTTCAAGCACCGGTCCAAGTGCAGATCATACAACTGGAAGTG GAAAGTACTATATCTACTTGGAAGCTACTGGAGCAAGTACAGGTGATCAAGCCGAGTTGGCAGCAAATACCCAATCAGCGTCTGACTCCTGCGTCATGAACTTTTATTATCACATGCATGGTTCATCGATGGGAAAATTAGAAGTTAAACTCGACGGAAACGTTGTATTTGATAAATCCGGTGATCAGGGAAACCAGTGGAAACATGGATCAGTTAATATTCCAAAAGGAAACGCCACA atcaAGATTGTCGCTACCCGGGGAAATGATTTTACGTCTGACATAGCTATTGATGACATCATCTTTAATAAGGGATGCTCATCGACCATTGCACCAG GACAATTGACTAACGATTTTGAGACGGGTATCGGAATGTGGAACTCGCAAGGAACATTACAATGGACGAGACGATCAGGTGGTACACCATCTTCAAACACCGGTCCAAGTGCAGATCATACAACTGGAAGTG GAAAGTACTATATCTACTTGGAAGCTACTGGAGCAAGTACAGGTGATCAAGCCGAGTTGGTGGCAAATACCCAATCAGCGTCTGACTCCTGCGTCATGAACTTTTATTATCACATGCATGGTTCATCGATGGGAAAATTAGAAGTTAAACTCGACGGAAACGTTGTATTTGATAAATCTGGTGATCAGGGAAACCAGTGGAAACATGGATCAGTTAATATTCCAAAAGGAAACGCCGCA atcaAGATTGTCGCTACCCGGGGAAATGATTTTACGTCTGACATAGCTATTGATGACATCATCTTTAATACGGGATGCTCATCGACCATTGTGGCACCAG GACAATTGACTAACTATTTTGAGACGGGTATCGGAATGTGGAACTCGCAGGGAACATTACAATGGACGAGACGATCAGGTGGTACACCATCTTCAAGCACCGGTCCAAGTGCAGATCATACAACTGGAAGTG GAAAGTACTATATCTACTTGGAAGCTACTGGAGCAAGTACAGGTGATCAAGCCGAGTTGGCAGCAAATACCCAATCAGCGTCTGACTCCTGCGTCATGAACTTTTATTATCACATGCATGGTTCATCGATGGGAAAATTAGAAGTTAAACTCGACGGAAACGTTGTATTTGATAAATCCGGTGATCAGGGAAACCAGTGGAAACATGGATCAGTTAATATTCCAAAAGGAAACGCCACA atcaAGATTGTCGCTACCCGGGGAAATGATTTTACGTCTGACATAGCTATTGATGACATCATCTTTAATAAGGGATGCTCATCGACCATTGCACCAG GACAATTGACTAACGATTTTGAGACGGGTATCGGAATGTGGAACTCGCAAGGAACATTACAATGGACGAGACGATCAGGTGGTACACCATCTTCAAGCACCGGTCCAAGTGCAGATCATACAACTGGAAGTG GAAAGTACTATATCTACTTGGAAGCTACTGGAGCAAGTACAGGTGATCAAGCCGAATTGGCAGCAAATACCCAATCAGCGTCTGACTCCTGCGTCATGAACTTTTATTATCACATGTATGGTTCATCGATGGGAAAATTAGAAGttaaaatcaacacaatcgtTGTATTTCATAATACTGGTGATCAGGGAAACCAGTGGAAACAGGGAAGAGTTCCAATTGCAAAAGGAAACACCACA atccaGTTTGTCGCTACCCGGG AAGGCGGCGATGATCTGAACGTTTTGGACCGGATCTTGAAGGTTAACGGTGAAATCGATGAGCGATTAGTGAAAAGAGACGCAATcgaggaaaatgaaaatgaaaacgcAGACGATGTCATTAACAGAATCAATATAG AATTAGGTTTGTCATTGTTCGAGGGTGATATCGCTATCTCTGATGGCGAAGGGCAAGAAAATGGTGTCAACAAACGAGCAGTGTGA